CGGCAACACACGGCTCGCCGAGGTGGTGGCCGCCCTCCACGACCAGACCCCCTTCCGCACCCAGGTGGACGAGACCCGCCTCGTCACCGCGTCGCGCCTGGTCGAGACCTTCAGCGGCAAGCTGGTGTCGGCCAACGCGCCGATCGTGGGCACCGACGTCTTCACCCACTCGGGCGGCATCCACGCCGACGGCGACGCCAAGGGCGAGCTCTACACGACGGCGCTGGCACCGGCGCGCTTCGGGCGCGAGCGCCACTACGCGCTCGGGAAGCTCTCGGGCAAGGCCTCGCTCGCGCACAACCTGCGCACGCTCGGCATCGAGCTCTCCGACGAGGAGCGCACCCGCGTGCTCGGCCGGATCGTCGAGCTCGGCGACCGGAAGCACGCGGTCGGCCCCGCGGACCTGCCCTACCTCATCGCCGACGTGCTCGGGCGCCCCGAGCAGCGGCCCGTGCGGATCGAGTCGTACCGCGTGCTGGTGTCGTCTTCGGGCCTGCCGGAGGCCGAGGTCGAGGTGTCGATGCGCGGCCAGCGCCAAGCCGCCAAGGCCCACGGCGACGGCGGCTACGACGCCTTCATGCGCGCGCTAGCGAAGGCGCTGAAGCCCTTCGCCCTGGCCCTGCCGCGCCTGGCCGACTACCGGGTGCGGATCCCGCCGGGCGGCCACACGAGCGCGCTCGTCCAGACGGTGATCACCTGGCAGGGCGAGGGCGGGGAGGAGGGCACCTACTCGACGCTCGCCGTGGACTCCGACCAGCTCGCCGCCGCCGTGCTCGCCACCGAGAAGATGCTGAACGCGCTGGTGATGCGGACGGGGAAGTGAGGCGGGCGGGCGTCCTGCTCGTCGCGGGGATCGCGGCCTCCGTGCTCGGCGCCTGCGCCGGCCGCGCGCCCGCGCCCGCCGACCCGAAGTACCAGCCGACCGGCGACGTGCTCGAGGTCGTGGCCCTGCTGCGCCGCCACGTGCCGGACGACACCTACCGCTTCGAGCCGGCCCGCGACTTCACGGGCCGCAACGTGTACCGCGCCTCGCTGATCCGGCTCGAGAGCCTCGAGCGCGTGCACGCCGACGCGCTGCGCGCCGGCCACCTCGACGACGTGATCGCGTTCGCGAAGGGCCGCGCCCTCGAGCGCCTGCGCGCCTACGACCTGGCCGCCGCGCAGTACCGGCGCGCGGCGGAACGCGAAGGCGAGCTCCACGACGACGCGCTCCACAGCGCGGCGCTCTGCGACGCGCTCGCCGAGGCGATCGCGCTCGGCTACGAGCCCGACCGGCCGCTCCCGGAGGGCGCGGAGCGGGTCCCGCCGCCGGCGAGCGCCGAGGCCGCGATCGCCGGCTTCGACCGCCGCGTGGCCCTGCTCGAGGCCGTCGAGCACGAAGCTGCGGGCGGGCACCAGGTCTCCATCGCGCGCGAGGAGATCGAGCGGGCCGACCGCGCTCGCGCGCGCTGGTTCGTGGCGCGGCGCAAGATCGCGCCCGACGGTGACGTGCGCGCGATCGCCGAGCTGCAGCGGCTGGTGGCGCGCCACCGCGAGAGCCGCAACGCGAACCGCAACCTGCTCGAGCTCGCGGACCTCTACGCGCAGCTCGCCGAGGAGTACGTGGAGTCGCACCCGCCCGAGAGCCTGTGGTTCGACCCCGCCGTGTTCCAGGATCTGGTCGACGCCGCCTCGCGGCTCTTCGAGGCCGTGGCGAACCAGGACGGCGCCCCCGAGAAGCTCGAGGCCGGGCGCCGGCTCGAGGCCTTCATCGCCTTCACGCTGCGGGTCGACCGCGACCGCTTCAGCCCCTGAGCCGCGGCGCCGGCGCCGCCCGAGGAGGGTCCGACATGAGCGATCGGCAGCGGAAGGCGCGGCGACCCCGCGCGGGCGCGCGGGTCGGGCTCCTCGCGGTCGCCGCGCTCGCGGCCGCATCCTGCGCGAGCCTGCGGGGCGGCGGCGACGAGCTCGCGCCGCCGCCCGCGCTCGCGGCGCCCGGCACGCCCGACCCGCTCGCCGCGCTCCCCACGCGCGGGACCCCGCTCCCCGACGCACCCGACTTCGCGGCCCACGACCTCGCGGCGGCCACGCTCGCCGGCACGCCCGAGGCCGCGCTCGGCGCGCAGCGGCGGCTCGAGGAGCTGGAGCGCGAGCGGGCGCGGGCGGGCGCGCCCCCGAGCGGGCTCGCAGCGCGGGGCCGCTACCTCCTCGACGCCACCGAGCCGGACCCGATCGCGCGCCGCCGCGCCAGCGCCGCGCTGCTGCGCCGCGACGACGTCGACCCGGCCCTGCGCCGCCGCCTGGAGCTCGAGGTGGCGGACGACCCGCTCGAGCTCGCCGACGCGCGCATCGACGACGCGCGCCGCGCGCGCGTGGCGCGCGGCGTGAACGCGCTCTCCGAGGCCGCCGGCCGCTCGCTCACCTCCACCGTCTTCGCGCCGATCCGGATCGCGCAGGCGCTGGTCGGTGTCGCGGTCGCCGAGCACATGGACGACCCGATCAGCGTCCAGGAGCGCCAGGCGCTGGCGCACTGGAAGCAGTACGTCGAGACCAACCCGGGCTCGCCCGAGACGCCGGCGCTGCTCGGCCGCATCGAGAAGATGCAGCGCCGCTGGCTCGAGTCGAAGCGCGAGCGCGGCGTGCGCACGGCGCGGCTCGCGCTCGAGCGCGGGCAGGACGAGGCGGCGCTGGTGCTGGCCTCGCGCGCGCTCCTCTACGCGCCCGAGGATCCCGAGGCGGCGGCGCTGCGCAACGAGGCGGAGCGCCGCGTCGAGGCGTGGCGCCGGGCGCGCGCGAACAGCCTCGAGGCGGCGCCCGCCCTGCCCCCCGGAGCGACGGGCCCGCCGGCCGCGGCCCTGGCCCGGGCGCTCCTCGATCCCGAGGGCGACGTGCCGGGCGCGGCCGCCGCGCTGCTCGCGAGCGGCGGCAGCGAGGGCCCCCTCGCCGACGAAGCGCGCTTCGCCGAGGCGCTCGCGGCCGGCGAGCGCGGGGAGGAGTCGCGCGGCTGGGAGCTGCTCGGCCGGGTCTCGGGCGAGCGCGGCCCGGACCGCGAGATGGCCCGCCATGCGGCCTGGCTGATCGCGAGCCCCGAGACGAACCCCTTCGCGGCCTTCCAGGCCGCGCGCGTCGATCACGCCGGCGAGCGTGCGAACTTCGTGCTGCTCGGGCCGCTCGCGCGCGGCGCGCGCGACCGGGACCTGCCGCGGCCGGTCGAGTACCTGCTCGAGGGGCCGTCGCTGCTCGGCACGATCGGGGGGATCCCCTCGCGCCTGCTCCAGGCGCTGGTCGTCACCAAGCCGGCGCGCGCACCCGCGATCCACGCGCGCCGCTACCTGGCGCGCCACCCCGACGGTGCGCGCAGCGACGAGGTGCGCGAGTGGCTGATCGGCTACTCCCAGGACAGCGGCAACGCGCTCGCCGCCTGGGAGCTCGCGCGCGACGGCGGCGAGGCCGACCCCGAGCGCCTGGCCGAGCTCGAGCGCGAGGCCGCCCGGCAGATGCTCGAGACCGCGCAGAAGCAGAAGCGCCAGGACCTGCGGCTCACGATGCTCGGCATGATCGCGAAGGACCACCCCGACACCGAGGCCGGTCGCCGCGCCGGCGAGCTGGCGCACCAGGAGCTGACCCAGGCCACCGTCCAGAGCATCCGGATCACGCGCGGCTTCCTGCTCGAGAACCCGGAGATCGCCGGGCCGAACGGCGTGGGGCTGCGCCCGGAGCTGCTCGACGGCCGGGCCTACGGCGGCGAGCTGCACCCCGACGGCGTGCGTCTCGTCGGCGGCCGCGTGCTCGAGTTCTCGCTCGTGGCGCCCGGCGGCGACGAGGACGACCCGCCGGAGCTGCTCCGCCGGGAGGTCTCGAGAGAGCGGCTCGCGCGGCTCGTGGCGCTGCTCGAGGAGACCACGATCCACAACGCACTCCTCGACCCGCTCGACGAGACCGCGCCCGACGCGCGCCGCGACCACTTCTTCGAGCGCGCCAAGCTCGGCGTCGCGGACGCCCCGGACACGCGGCCCTCGGCGACCTCGACCTACACCTTCGTGGGCGTGCGCGAGAAGTACGGGATGGTGCGCAGCCGCGAGTCGATCCTGCCCGTCGAGCTCGTCGTGCAGGGGTCGTTCCCGGACCTCGGGCTCGGCGCGTTTCCGCGCCTGCGGATGCCGAAGAAGACGCCGGATGCGGTGTTGTACCAATAGGTGGGCAAGGCTGGCGATCGCGGCTCGTTGCCCTGCGGCTGCAGCTGGCCGCCCTGCGGGCGGCAGCTGAGCCGCTTGGCGGGGGGAGAGGAGCAGCTCGGCGGTGCGCTCTGCGCGCGACGGTCGGATCGCGGCCGCGGGTATTGCGCACCATGCGGCAGCGGCCGCCCTTCGGGCGGGGCTGCGCGGCTGGCTGTGCCTGCGAAGCAGGCTGGAGCGGGCGGTCAGCCGGCGTCGGCGGTCGCGCCGAGCACCTCTTCGGCGCCAGGGGTCCGGGCGCGGGCGCCGCTGCCGGCGAGGCTCCAGTCGGCCGGGTTCCAGCCGCCGACCCACTTGTAGGAGGCGCGAACGACGAGGCCGAGGGTCACGTGCTCGGCGAGGTGCAGCGGCGTCGGCCAGGTGCCCGTGCCGAGCACCGTGACGAGGGCGCTGATCACGGCGACCACGCCGACGAACAGGAACAGCGCATAGGCAGCAAAGGCCTTGTCGTTGTCCATGACTCCTCTTCCGCAGATCCCTCTTCCGAGGCGCAGTGGGTCTTTGTGTCGCACGATGATTCTGCACGGCGCATGCCAAATGCTGGAAGGAGGAGCGGGGACCGAGAGTCACACGAGGTCGGTCGAGAGACGCTCGTGTGCGTCGGCTCGCAGACCTTCGACGATCCTGGAGCCTGGTGTCTGTGGCGAAACGAGACAGGACGATGGGACAGAGGGGCGAAAGATCACGCGGCCGGAGCTCTGCTTCGGTGGCGGGCGCCGAGAATCGGAGGCCCGGGTACGGCAGGGGAGCGGGTCAGTCGCCGCTGCTCCACAGGATCCACGCGCCGATCACGATGAAGCCGACCCCGGCGATCCATTGCAGGACGCGCGGGCTCACGTGCTGGGAGACCCAGCCGCCCGCCAGCACGCCGATCGCGGAGGTCAGCACGAGCGCAGAGGCCGAGGCGAGGAAGACGGTGAGCCGCGGGTTCTCCGCCTGGGCGGAGTAGAGCAGCGTCGCGAGCTGGGTCTTGTCGCCGAGCTCGGCGACGAAGACCGAGGCGAAGACGGTCGCGAACAGGCGCAGGTCCATCGGGGTCAGACTCCTTTCGCCCGCGAAGCCCTCTCCTCCTGGAGATAGGCGCGGTCGAGCAACGTGATCGGGTGCAGGATCTCGGCGCGCAGCCCGGAGCGGGCCGCGCCGGCGCGCAGCTGCATGATGCAGCCGGGGTTGCCGGTGGCGACGACGTCGGGTCGGGCGGCGGCGAGCGCACGGAGCTTGCGC
The nucleotide sequence above comes from Deltaproteobacteria bacterium. Encoded proteins:
- a CDS encoding 2-isopropylmalate synthase, translating into MDTTLRDGEQTPDVSYTPVEKLQLARMLLTEVRVDRIEIAQTRVSEGERLAARRIAGWAKREGLAERVEIMGYCDGELSVRWIKGVGGRVMNLLTKGSERHCREQLRQTPEQHRQNVAATIRHAHKARVAVNVYLEDWSSGVRESFDYVFAMVQALRALPVGRLYLPDTLGILGPEDTARYVALMTATWPDLHFEFHGHNDYGLATANCLAAVRAGARGVHTSVNGMGERAGNTRLAEVVAALHDQTPFRTQVDETRLVTASRLVETFSGKLVSANAPIVGTDVFTHSGGIHADGDAKGELYTTALAPARFGRERHYALGKLSGKASLAHNLRTLGIELSDEERTRVLGRIVELGDRKHAVGPADLPYLIADVLGRPEQRPVRIESYRVLVSSSGLPEAEVEVSMRGQRQAAKAHGDGGYDAFMRALAKALKPFALALPRLADYRVRIPPGGHTSALVQTVITWQGEGGEEGTYSTLAVDSDQLAAAVLATEKMLNALVMRTGK
- a CDS encoding TMEM165/GDT1 family protein, translated to MDLRLFATVFASVFVAELGDKTQLATLLYSAQAENPRLTVFLASASALVLTSAIGVLAGGWVSQHVSPRVLQWIAGVGFIVIGAWILWSSGD